Proteins co-encoded in one Solea senegalensis isolate Sse05_10M linkage group LG8, IFAPA_SoseM_1, whole genome shotgun sequence genomic window:
- the pak4 gene encoding serine/threonine-protein kinase PAK 4 has translation MFTKKKKSRIQISAPSNFEHRVHTDFDEHEQKFVGLPRQWQSLIEDTAKRPKPFIDVTVITTVEPRKAIVRGNKMAVDGSLTWLLDEFDTMSVTRSNSLRRGSPPVQPRRDSSSSGGGGQENGDPHHRYYSQPDRKDSHRSRLEHQSGGESHQGHRAVPSTQRNEGVHGRPQQQPRGQEPSRAHRDRPGSGPPPPPHRDREPRDRDQVVRRDQPSDQRPKSSYMTREGSPQSPRDKRPLSGPNIRTPNMPVTEGVIKTTQQTTRPFNTYPRTDSDGGRSPTGQPVRYPEPSSQNGPSSGSSKGSASSKPPISHPHPHHTSHPSLAPEVSQHPHTPHPNVPAPRPPVPSGPPASSAPSQGRSPQREPQRVSHEQFRAALQMVVDPGDPRTYLDHYIKIGEGSTGIVCIATVKTTGKLVAVKKMDLRKQQRRELLFNEVVIMRDYHHENVVEMYNSYLVGDELWVVMEFLEGGALTDIVTHTRMNEEQIATVCLSVLKALSVLHTQGVIHRDIKSDSILLTHDGRIKLSDFGFCAQVSKEVQRRKSLVGTPYWMAPELISRLPYGPEVDIWSLGIMVIEMVDGEPPYFNEPPLKAMKMIRDNLPPKLKNLHKVSPVLKGFLDRMLVRDPAQRASANELLKHPFLTKAGPPSCIVPLMRQNRMK, from the exons ATGTttacgaagaagaagaagtctcGTATCCAAATCTCAGCTCCATCCAACTTTGAGCATCGCGTACATACAGACTTTGATGAGCATGAGCAAAAATTTGTTGGGTTGCCCCGGCAATGGCAGTCACTCATCGAAGACACGGCCAAAAGGCCCAAACCCTTTATCGATGTTACCGTCATCACCACTGTCGAGCCACGCAAG GCAATCGTACGAGGCAACAAGATGGCAGTGGATGGCTCTCTGACCTGGCTGTTGGATGAGTTTGACACCATGTCCGTGACTCGCTCCAATTCCCTGCGACGAGGAAGTCCTCCTGTCCAACCCCGCAGGGACTCAAGCTCATCAGGAGGAGGCGGGCAGGAGAATGGAGATCCTCACCACAGATACTACTCACAGCCAGACAGAAAAGACAG TCACAGATCTAGACTGGAACATCAGAGTGGAGGTGAGTCCCACCAGGGTCATCGAGCAGTCCCTTCTACTCAGAGGAATGAGGGCGTCCATGGTCGGCCACAGCAGCAGCCCCGTGGCCAAGAGCCCAGCAGGGCCCACAGGGATAGACCAGGCTCTggccctccccctcccccccacagagacagagagccgCGAGACAGGGACCAG GTGGTTCGCAGGGATCAACCCAGTGATCAAAGGCCAAAGTCAAGCTACATGACACGGGAAGGCAGCCCACAATCTCCCAGGGACAAGAGGCCTCTCTCTGGGCCCAACATCCGTACCCCAAACATGCCAGTAACAGAGGGTGTAATAAAGACAACCCAGCAGACCACTCGGCCGTTCAACACCTACCCAAGGACAGACAGTGATGGTGGCCGCAGCCCTACAGGACAG CCTGTTCGATACCCTGAACCTTCCTCTCAAAATGGTCCTTCAAGTGGTTCAAGCAAAGGTTCTGCTAGCTCCAAACCTCCTATAAGTCATCCACATCCTCATCATACTTCCCACCCAAGCCTGGCCCCTGAGGTCTCtcagcacccacacacacctcatCCGAACGTTCCGGCTCCGCGGCCCCCAGTGCCCTCTGGGCCACCTGCTTCCAGTGCACCATCCCAAGGTCGCTCACCACAGAGGGAGCCCCAAAGGGTTTCCCATGAGCAGTTCAGAGCGGCACTACAGATGGTAGTGGATCCTGGTGACCCAAGGACCTACTTGGACCACTACATTAAGATAGGGGAAGGATCCACAGGGATTGTGTGTATAGCCACAGTGAAGACCACAGGAAAGCTGGTCGCAGTGAAGAAGATGGACCTGAGGAAACAGCAGCGCAGGGAACTCCTCTTCAACGAG GTGGTGATCATGCGGGACTATCATCATGAGAATGTGGTGGAGATGTACAACAGTTACCTGGTGGGAGATGAGCTCTGGGTTGTCATGGAGTTCCTTGAGGGAGGGGCACTCACTGACATTGTAACACACACCAG GATGAACGAGGAGCAGATTGCcacagtgtgtttgtctgtcctgAAGGCATTGTCTGTCCTCCACACACAGGGTGTCATTCATAGAGACATAAAGAGTGACTCAATCCTCCTCACTCATGATGGCCGG ATAAAACTGTCAGACTTCGGTTTCTGCGCTCAAGTGTCTAAGGAAGTGCAGAGAAGGAAGTCTCTGGTGGGAACGCCATACTGGATGGCACCAGAACTAATATCCAGGTTGCCGTATGGACCAGAG GTGGATATCTGGTCTCTGGGTATAATGGTCATAGAGATGGTGGACGGTGAGCCGCCGTACTTCAATGAGCCACCGCTCAAAGCCATGAAGATGATTCGAGACAACCTGCCTCCCAAACTGAAGAATCTGCATAAG gTCTCTCCTGTGCTCAAAGGCTTCCTGGACAGGATGTTGGTGCGAGACCCAGCTCAGAGGGCCTCAGCCAATGAGCTGCTCAAACACCCCTTCCTAACAAAGGCTGGTCCGCCATCTTGCATCGTTCCTCTGATGAGGCAGAACAGGATGAAATGA